In Streptomyces pluripotens, the genomic window GCCAGCCGGGCAGCGAAGCGGCCGTGCGGGGCCAAGGCGGCCACCGCACGGGCGTCGTCGGCGGTGTCAACATCACGCAGCCTTGGCAGGTCGCGCACCCGCAGCCCGGCGGCGACGAGCCGCTCCCGCTGCACGGCCCCGGTCCGCGGCGACGACATGGGCACCCCGCGCAGCAACGCGGGGTCGGGCTCGGCCAGCCCCAGGGCCCAGAATCCGCCGTCTTCCGCCGGCCCGAAACAGGCGTCGACGCCCTCGAAGGCCACGCTGAGTAGATCCGGCGTCACCTGCGGGGTGTCCATGCCGATCAGTAGGGTGGGGCCCCAGCAGTGTGCGAACGCGTCTGCCAGCCGAGCGTCGAGGCCGCCCGCGCACTGCGGGACCACTTCGAAGCCCGGCGGCAGCCAGGGCCCTGGCGTCCCGTCGAGCACCAGGAGACGGCGGGCGGCCGGCGCCGCCGCCACGGCCCGCAGGGTGTCCGCCAGACACGCCTCGGCGAGCTCGGCGGCCTCCTCCGGAGTGAACGGGGGGGTCAGCCGGGTCTTGACCCGGCCCGGCCGTGGTTCCTTGGCGATGACGACAAGCGTGGTCACCGTACGGGCCTCCCCTCGGCCGGCGGTTCGGCCAGGACGCGACCCATGTCCCGTACCGCGTGCCAGGTGCCCCGCCAGGTACCGGTCACTTTGGAGGCACCGGTACGTGGCAGATACGGCACGTCGTGCTCGGCGATGTGCCAGCCGGCGTCGGCCGCGCGGACGACCATCTGCAGCGGGTAGCCGCTGCGCCGGTCGGTCAGGCCCAGCGCCAGCAGCCGGTCGCGCCGGGCGGCACGCAGCGGACCGAGGTCGTGCAGGCGCAACCCGGTACGGCGGCGCAGCATCCGAGCGAGCGCCACGTTCCCGGCCCGGGCGTGCGCGGGCCAGGCGCCCCGGCCCTGCGGCCGGCGCCGGCCGAGTACCAGGTCGAAGGCACCGGTGTGAACCTCGTGCACAAAGGGGACGAGAAGTGACGGATCGAGCGAGGCGTCGCAGTCGCAGAAGCACACGATGTCGGCGGTGGCGGCGGTCAGCCCGGCGTGGCAGGCGGCGCCGAAGCCGCGCTGCGGCTCGTGCACGACGGTCGCACCGAGAGCGCGGGCGGTCTCCGCCGAGCCATCGGTGGAACCGTTGTCAACGACGAGGGCGCGCCAGCCCGTGGGAATGCGGGCAAGGACCCAGGGAAGTGCGCCGGCTTCGTTCAGGCAGGGCAGCACCACGTCGACGCCCTGCGGGGTTGGTGGAGTGGTCACGGTTTCACCCTACGAATACGAATGGCGCATATCGGACTTCTGGTCCTTACGAAACGCGGACATCGAAGAACCCAAGCCGTCCTGCGGCGACACCGGCACCGACGCAGTGCCAGGCTGGAGGCATGCAGCAGTTTCACGAGCCCACGGGGGTAGAACGGGCCGGCCGGTCCGCCCGGGTCCTGGTCGTCGACGACGACCCGACCGTCGCCGAAGTCGTCGCCGGATACCTGGACCGCGCTGGCTATGTCGTCGACCGGGCCGACGACGGCCCGACGGCCCTCACCCGCGCCGCCGGATGCTGGCCAGACCTGGTAGTGCTGGACCTCATGCTGCCTGGCATGGACGGACTGGAGGTCTGCCGGCGTCTGCGGGGCCGCGGCCCCGTTCCGGTCATCATGCTCACCGCCCGCGGTGACGAGGACGACCGCATCCTGGGCCTGGAGGTCGGTGCCGACGACTACGTCACCAAGCCGTTCAGTCCCCGTGAGCTGGTCCTGCGGGTGGAGTCGGTACTGCGCCGCTCCCGACCGGCCGGTCCGGCGGCAACCTTGACCGCGGCCGGTCTCACCCTCGACCCGGTGGCTCGCCGGGCCACCAAGAGCGGCACGGAACTCGCCCTCACCCTACGTGAGTTCGACCTGCTTGCCTTTTTCCTGCGGCATCCGGGACGGGCGTACGGCCGGGAGGACCTGATGCGCGAGGTGTGGGGCTGGGACTTCGGCGATCTGTCCACCATCACGGTCCATGTCCGCCGGCTGCGCGGCAAGGTCGAGGACGATCCCGCCCGGCCCCGGCTGATTCAGACCGTGTGGGGCGTCGGCTACCGCTTCGAGCCGGACGGCAAGGAGGGCTGACGTGCACGACACCCTCCTCATCGCCCTCTACTCCTTCCTCGGTGCTGCGGCGACCGGCCTGGTCGGCGCGGGTGCACTCCGCCTGGTCCGGCGGCGCTCGCTCACGACCTCCCTCACCGTGGTCGCAGCGGTCGGAGTCGTCGCGATGCTCGCCGGCACCCTGGCCGTCGCCTGGGCGATGTTCCTGTCTCCGCACGACCTGAGCGTCGTGACGACGGTCGTCGCCATGGCGGCCGTCGTCTCCCTCGCCACCGCCCTGGTGCTGGGCCGCTGGGTGGTGGCCCGCAGTCATGAACTGGCCGTTGCTGCCCGCTCGTTCGGTGACGGCGGCGCCTTCTACGCCCCCGACGGCCCGGCTACCGCGGAACTGGACGCCCTCGCCCGCGAGCTGGCGGCCACGAGCGCCCGGCTGGCCCAGTCCCGGGAACGCGAACGCGCGCTGGAGACCTCCCGGCGGGAGCTCGTCGCCTGGATCTCGCACGACCTGCGCACTCCCTTGGCGGGGCTGCGCGCGATGGCGGAAGCGCTGGAAGACGGGGTGGCCACCGACCCCGACCGCTACCTCAAGCAGATCCGCACCGAGGTCGAACGACTCAACGACATGGTCGGCGACCTCTTCGAACTGTCCCGCATCCACGCCGGCACGCTTCCGCTGAGCCCTTCCCGGATCTCCTTGTACGACCTGGTCGGCGACGCGCTGGCGGGCGCGGATCCCCTGGCACGCGAGCACGGGGTGCGGCTCATCGGCGACCACGTCGAACCGGTACCGGTCGAGGTGGACAGCAAGGAAATGAGTCGCGTCCTGGGAAACCTCCTCGTCAACGCGATCCGCCGGACTCCGCCCGACGGAACGGTCGCCATCACGGCGGAGCAGTCGCCCGAAGGGGTGGTGCTGTCGGTGACCGACGGCTGCGGCGGTATCCCCGACGAGGATCTGGGCCGCGTCTTCGACACCGGCTGGCGGGGTACCCACGCCCGGACCCCGCCGGCCGGCGCGGGGCTCGGTCTCGCCATCGTCCGGGGCATCGTGGAAGCGCACCAGGGCCGGACCACCGTACGCAACATCCCCGGTGGCTGCCGCTTCGAGGTGACACTGCCGACGGCGCCCTGATCAGTCCCCGCGCAGTCCGGCCCGAGCGAACTCCCGCATTCCGTCGTGGAAGGCGACTTCCGGCTTCCAGCCCAACTCGGCCACCAGCCGTGAAGAGTCGGCGGTGATGTGCCGTACGTCTCCGAGCCGGTACTCGCCGGTGACGACGGGCTCGGGCCCGCCGTGAGCGGCGGCCAGTGCCCGCGCCATCTCGCCGACGGTGTGCGGTTCACCACTGCCGGTGTTGTAGACGGTCAGCGCCCCGGTGCGCGGATCGGCTTCCAGCGCCGCAACGTTCGCGGCGGCCACATCCCGCACGTGCACGAAGTCCCGCCGCTGCCGCCCGTCCTCGAAGACCCGCGGCGCCTCGCCGCGGGCGAGCGCGGACCGGAAGAAGGAGGCCACACCTGCGTACGGGGTGTCGCGGGGCATGCGGGGTCCGTACACGTTGTGGTAGCGCAGCGACACCGCCGACCCACCCGCCGCGCGGGCCCAGACGGCGGCCAGGTGCTCCTGCGCGAGCTTGGTCGTGGCGTACACATTGCGGGGATCGACGGACGCGTCCTCCTCGACGAGGCCGGGGGAGAGGTCCGCCCCGCACACGGGGCAAAGGGGTTCGAAGCGGCCGGCGTCCAGATCGGCGACATCCCGCGGGCCCGGCCGCACGGCACCGTGCCACGAGCACACGTAGCGTCCTTCCCCGTACACCACCATCGACCCGGCCAGCACCAGGCGCGGTACGCCTGCCTGCGCCATCGCGGCGAGCAGGACGGCCGTTCCCAGATCGTTGCGGGAGACGTACTCCGCCGCGTCGGTGATCCCGTCGCCCAGTCCGACCATCGCCGCCTGATGGCAGACGGCGTCCACCCCGGCCAGCGCCCGAGTGACGGCCGTTGGATCACGCACGTCGGCATGCGGATCCTCCCGCACGTCGAACACGAGCACCTCGTGCCCGCGTGCGGCGAGCGCTTCGACGACATGGGAACCGATGAACCCGGCACCGCCGGTGACCAGTACGCGCATACCGCCACGCTAGATCCCCGTCGGCGCAGTGGCTGGCCGGCACGACCGCGCGTCACGAATCCGTAAGAGGTGCACGGGGTCCCAGCGTGCCGTGGTCTGGAGGTCCCTTGTGCCCGTCGCCGATTCTGGTTACTGAAAGGGCAACAGAAGATACGGACCTACCGGTTTTGTTATTCCTCCCGGAACCTGGTGAATGGGTAGCGGGTGGAACAGAGGTTCGCCGCCATTCTTCGGTGGTTCGCGAGCAGTTGGTAGGAAGAGCGGCCTTGTGTGTGACCGTCAAGTGTTCAGTTCGCGCCGACCGTGGCCGGCATTGACATACCAGTGGGTTGGTTTTACGGTCGACTGGAGATGATCTCTTGATTCCCCGGCTCCTTGTGGCCCGGGGATTTTTTTCCGGGACCGCCCGCAAGGGCCGGGCGGCGGAGGTGGCCGGTGGCGCAACAGGAACGGGCGATCAGGACGAGACGGGTGATCGTGGTTGCGGCCGCGGAGGTGTTTGCCGAGGTCGGCTACGAGGCAGCCACCATCGTGGGGATCCTGAACCGGGCCGGGGTCACCAAGGGAGCCTTGTACTTCCACTTCTCCTCCAAACAGGAGCTGGCCCAGGCGGTGCTGGCCGGCCGGCTCAGCGCAACGCCACGGACACCGCCGCGCGGGCTGAAACTCCAGCAGGGCCTGGACGAGCTGTTTCTCCTCGCCCATCTACTCCGTGAGGGCGATCCCCTGGTGCGGGGCAGTGTCCGGCTGGCGGTGGAACAGGGAGCCTTGCACGACGGGCTGGACCGGCGGGTGCCGATGGCCGAGTGGATCGAGCGCAAAACCGTCACGCTTGCGGAGGCGAAGCAGAACGGCGAACTGCTTCCTCATGTGGAGGTGGGGGAGGCGGCGCGGATGCTGATCGGCGCGTTCACCGGAGTGCAGGAACTGTCCCGGGTGATGACCGGCCACGCCGATCTGATGGAGCGGGTGGCGGACCTGCAACGGCATCTGATGCCGAGCATCGCGGTCCCGGCGGTGCTCGTGCAGTTGGACATGACCGTCGACCGGGGAGAACGCGTCTGCCGTGAGTCGAGGCAACAGCGCTTGGCAGCGGACGTGACCGGAGCGGCCGAGTGACCGGTCGGGCGTCCCGGTCTGCACGCGGATGAGGGAGCCGACCTGTCGGCCGGCCACACCTGGACATCTTCACGTCCTGGAGCGGGGCGCACTGCACCGGGGCGGTGGCGGCACCTCGATGGTGCAGACGGACGTGACCGCCTGGTGGGTCAGCCCTCGATCCAGCCGTGGTTCTTCGCGAACTGGGTCAGCCCGTTGCGGACCTGCAGGATCTGGTCCCCGGTGAGCGAGGGGGCCGCGGCCAACAGGGCCTCGGTGACCTCGCGGGTGAACTCATTCGTGCTGAGTACGTCGCACAGGGAGTCGTCGTCCGGGGTGAGCGGCTTGCCGTCCGCCCCCGTCGCGAGCCGGACACCGGAAGCCTTCGGCCCTCGGTCGCCGTTCTCCACTTCGAATTCCACCAGCACACCCGGGCGAACGTACGCCTCGGGAATCAGCATGTCGTTTACATGAAGGAACACATCGTCCCCACCATCGTCGGGCGCGATGAATCCGTAACCACGCGAACCGTCGAAACGCACCACACGACCTGCAACCATTCCAACCCCCAACAGATCCGGGCCCCTTGCCCGGCGAACCTGCACCGCATCGTAGACCAGGTGAACACCACCGGGCGATTTCCCTCCCGGGGACCTGGCTCGCGACGGCCTGCTGCCTGGCTGGTCAGGATGGAACGGCAGTCAGGTCTGCGGCCGATCCCCTTCCGTCGCCGGACTCGTCCCGGGGTCGCCGACCGAGCTCGCCTCCTGCTCAACTCGGCCGGCCCAGAGCGGACGTCGTACGATCAGGCTGCTCACCTCGAACGACATCTCCTCGGTCTCGTAGGCCGGTGGCGGGTGATAACGCCCGGCACACACCGAGAGGTTGACGATGAGGTAGGCACGCCAGAAACGTCCCACGCCCCGGCCGTCCGCGAAGACCTGCCTGCCGTTGAGCCACCAGACCACGGAGCGGTGCCCAAACTCGGTGCGCAAGT contains:
- a CDS encoding TIGR04282 family arsenosugar biosynthesis glycosyltransferase, with protein sequence MTTLVVIAKEPRPGRVKTRLTPPFTPEEAAELAEACLADTLRAVAAAPAARRLLVLDGTPGPWLPPGFEVVPQCAGGLDARLADAFAHCWGPTLLIGMDTPQVTPDLLSVAFEGVDACFGPAEDGGFWALGLAEPDPALLRGVPMSSPRTGAVQRERLVAAGLRVRDLPRLRDVDTADDARAVAALAPHGRFAARLARCGTAAGR
- a CDS encoding glycosyltransferase family 2 protein; protein product: MTTPPTPQGVDVVLPCLNEAGALPWVLARIPTGWRALVVDNGSTDGSAETARALGATVVHEPQRGFGAACHAGLTAATADIVCFCDCDASLDPSLLVPFVHEVHTGAFDLVLGRRRPQGRGAWPAHARAGNVALARMLRRRTGLRLHDLGPLRAARRDRLLALGLTDRRSGYPLQMVVRAADAGWHIAEHDVPYLPRTGASKVTGTWRGTWHAVRDMGRVLAEPPAEGRPVR
- a CDS encoding response regulator transcription factor, with the protein product MQQFHEPTGVERAGRSARVLVVDDDPTVAEVVAGYLDRAGYVVDRADDGPTALTRAAGCWPDLVVLDLMLPGMDGLEVCRRLRGRGPVPVIMLTARGDEDDRILGLEVGADDYVTKPFSPRELVLRVESVLRRSRPAGPAATLTAAGLTLDPVARRATKSGTELALTLREFDLLAFFLRHPGRAYGREDLMREVWGWDFGDLSTITVHVRRLRGKVEDDPARPRLIQTVWGVGYRFEPDGKEG
- a CDS encoding sensor histidine kinase, whose protein sequence is MHDTLLIALYSFLGAAATGLVGAGALRLVRRRSLTTSLTVVAAVGVVAMLAGTLAVAWAMFLSPHDLSVVTTVVAMAAVVSLATALVLGRWVVARSHELAVAARSFGDGGAFYAPDGPATAELDALARELAATSARLAQSRERERALETSRRELVAWISHDLRTPLAGLRAMAEALEDGVATDPDRYLKQIRTEVERLNDMVGDLFELSRIHAGTLPLSPSRISLYDLVGDALAGADPLAREHGVRLIGDHVEPVPVEVDSKEMSRVLGNLLVNAIRRTPPDGTVAITAEQSPEGVVLSVTDGCGGIPDEDLGRVFDTGWRGTHARTPPAGAGLGLAIVRGIVEAHQGRTTVRNIPGGCRFEVTLPTAP
- a CDS encoding NAD-dependent epimerase/dehydratase family protein is translated as MRVLVTGGAGFIGSHVVEALAARGHEVLVFDVREDPHADVRDPTAVTRALAGVDAVCHQAAMVGLGDGITDAAEYVSRNDLGTAVLLAAMAQAGVPRLVLAGSMVVYGEGRYVCSWHGAVRPGPRDVADLDAGRFEPLCPVCGADLSPGLVEEDASVDPRNVYATTKLAQEHLAAVWARAAGGSAVSLRYHNVYGPRMPRDTPYAGVASFFRSALARGEAPRVFEDGRQRRDFVHVRDVAAANVAALEADPRTGALTVYNTGSGEPHTVGEMARALAAAHGGPEPVVTGEYRLGDVRHITADSSRLVAELGWKPEVAFHDGMREFARAGLRGD
- a CDS encoding ScbR family autoregulator-binding transcription factor translates to MAQQERAIRTRRVIVVAAAEVFAEVGYEAATIVGILNRAGVTKGALYFHFSSKQELAQAVLAGRLSATPRTPPRGLKLQQGLDELFLLAHLLREGDPLVRGSVRLAVEQGALHDGLDRRVPMAEWIERKTVTLAEAKQNGELLPHVEVGEAARMLIGAFTGVQELSRVMTGHADLMERVADLQRHLMPSIAVPAVLVQLDMTVDRGERVCRESRQQRLAADVTGAAE
- a CDS encoding cold-shock protein, which produces MVAGRVVRFDGSRGYGFIAPDDGGDDVFLHVNDMLIPEAYVRPGVLVEFEVENGDRGPKASGVRLATGADGKPLTPDDDSLCDVLSTNEFTREVTEALLAAAPSLTGDQILQVRNGLTQFAKNHGWIEG